A single region of the Ptychodera flava strain L36383 chromosome 9, AS_Pfla_20210202, whole genome shotgun sequence genome encodes:
- the LOC139139994 gene encoding ferroportin-like isoform X1, with product MQNSEAADDKDNHSADCSVEEKNQLDDVDVTNEDNEKGDETLLERAGEPRDDSCNENDDEEEDDDAVGDSFIAVAKDDKQNWKAYVRSPAFILFTSQGLSAWGDRMWTFAVGLYLVAIEMNSLRLTAIYGLVLGLSALMFGAIIGNWIDAHPRLKVVRLCLLFQNAFIIGCASLLGLLIAFQSEIGQIWNDSLTALFHALIICFGAIANLASIGNKIAIQKDWVVVVAGTSKGKLANLNAVLRRIDLVVNIIAPIVVGQIMTFASMLAGTIFIASWNIVSGFVEYYLLLTVYKKVPALAVKEDKTLSESEDQADEDNNELNTISLHEDPAEEEKESVSDKDLKEKSKREKKVLHQMFSVVLDFVNGWKVYMDHQVRFAGLGMAFLYMTVIGFDYITTGYGYSQGIPEWMIGVFRGIGSMVGILGTLLYPFLRKKIGLERTGLWAITEQLLSLIFCIVSIWAPGSPFDLHYADKISTNTTMTTTTMATSASLMLSIPFDESDNSLRTAFNKSTEIAYLALTENYTEVALNMSRTVNIMTELPTDLLPNETPVSRISISIFFTGIICARLGLWMFDLTVTQIIQENVRETQRGVFNGVQNSLNSFMEMLHFVLVIVAPRPETFGLLIIISFVFVFTGDVLYWVYCYRVRGHILPLHQLKQCGGVGKQNSSPKDKSISVA from the exons ATGCAAAACTCGGAAGCAGCAGACGACAAAGATAACCATTCCGCGGACTGTAGTGTCGAAGAGAAAAATCAGCTGGACGATGTTGATGTCACTAATGAGGACAATGAGAAAGGTGATGAAACCTTACTAGAACGAGCTGGAGAACCAAGAGATGATAGTTGCAATGAGAATgatgatgaagaagaagatgatgatgcTGTTGGAGACAGTTTCATAGCAGTTG cCAAAGATGACAAACAGAATTGGAAAGCCTATGTGAGAAGCCCAGCATTTATTCTGTTTACTTCTCAAGGACTGTCAGCATGG GGAGATCGCATGTGGACATTTGCTGTGGGTCTCTACTTAGTTGCCATAGAGATGAACTCCCTGAGATTGACTGCTATCTATGGTCTAGTGCTTGGACTGTCAGCGTTGATGTTTGGTGCTATCATTGGAAACTGGATTGATGCACACCCAAGACTCAAAG TTGTCAGGTTATGCTTGCTTTTCCAGAACGCTTTCATCATTGGATGTGCATCCTTGCTTGGCTTGCTGATCGCATTTCAGTCAGAAATCGGTCAAATTTGGAACGATAGTCTGACAGCTCTGTTCCATGCTTTAATCATCTGCTTTGGCGCCATTGCAAACCTTGCCAGCATAGGCAACAAGATTGCTATACAGAAAGACTGGGTGGTTGTGGTGGCAGGAACAAGTAAAGGAAAGCTTGCTA ATCTGAATGCTGTGCTTCGTCGTATTGATTTGGTGGTCAATATCATCGCCCCAATTGTTGTGGGCCAGATCATGACATTTGCATCCATGTTGGCTGGCACCATTTTCATCGCGTCCTGGAATATTGTTTCAGGATTTGTTGAATACTATCTGCTACTGACAGTATACAAAAAAGTTCCTGCCCTGGCTGTCAAGGAAGATAAAACTCTTAGTG AAAGTGAAGACCAGGCTGATGAGGATAATAATGAACTTAACACTATCAGCCTTCATGAAGATCCTgcagaagaggaaaaagaaagtgTCAGTGACAAAGATCTGAAGGAAAAGTCTAAAAGGGAAAAGAAAGTACTTCACCAAATGTTCAGTGTTGTTCTTGACTTTGTGAATGGATGGAAAGTGTATATGGATCACCAAGTACGTTTTGCAGGGCTGGGCATGGCATTCCTCTACATGACTGTCATTGGATTTGATTATATAACTACCGGATATGGGTATTCCCAGGGAATTCCAGAATGGATGATAGGAGTATTCCGTGGTATTGGCTCTATGGTTGGCATTCTAGGAACTCTGCTGTATCCATTTTTAAGAAAGAAGATAGGCCTTGAAAGAACCGGTCTGTGGGCAATAACAGAACAACTGCTCAGCCTCATCTTCTGTATTGTCAGTATTTGGGCTCCGGGAAGCCCCTTTGATCTGCACTATGCtgataaaatctctacaaatACTACCATGACAACAACCACCATGGCAACCAGTGCATCTCTGATGTTAAGCATCCCTTTTGACGAAAGTGACAATTCGCTGAGAACTGCATTCAATAAATCCACAGAAATAGCATATTTAGCACTTACTGAGAATTACACTGAAGTGGCCTTAAATATGTCAAGAACTGTGAACATTATGACTGAGTTACCTACTGATCTCCTACCTAATGAAACTCCAGTGTCACGTATATCGATATCCATATTCTTTACAGGAATCATCTGTGCAAGACTTG GTTTATGGATGTTTGATCTGACAGTGACACAGATCATTCAGGAGAATGTCCGAGAGACACAGCGAGGAGTCTTCAATGGAGTACAGAACTCACTCAATAGTTTCATGGAAATGCTACATTTCGTGCTGGTCATCGTTGCTCCGCGACCCGAAACATTTGGACTCCTGATCatcatttcttttgtctttgttttcacCGGTGATGTTCTGTACTGGGTTTACTGCTACAGAGTGAGAGGGCATATCTTACCACTGCATCAACTGAAGCAATGTGGTGGCGTTGGAAAGCAGAACAGCAGTCCCAAAGATAAGAGTATTTCAGTTGCctag
- the LOC139139994 gene encoding ferroportin-like isoform X2, translating into MQNSEAADDKDNHSADCSVEEKNQLDDVDVTNEDNEKGDETLLERAGEPRDDSCNENDDEEEDDDAVGDSFIAVDDKQNWKAYVRSPAFILFTSQGLSAWGDRMWTFAVGLYLVAIEMNSLRLTAIYGLVLGLSALMFGAIIGNWIDAHPRLKVVRLCLLFQNAFIIGCASLLGLLIAFQSEIGQIWNDSLTALFHALIICFGAIANLASIGNKIAIQKDWVVVVAGTSKGKLANLNAVLRRIDLVVNIIAPIVVGQIMTFASMLAGTIFIASWNIVSGFVEYYLLLTVYKKVPALAVKEDKTLSESEDQADEDNNELNTISLHEDPAEEEKESVSDKDLKEKSKREKKVLHQMFSVVLDFVNGWKVYMDHQVRFAGLGMAFLYMTVIGFDYITTGYGYSQGIPEWMIGVFRGIGSMVGILGTLLYPFLRKKIGLERTGLWAITEQLLSLIFCIVSIWAPGSPFDLHYADKISTNTTMTTTTMATSASLMLSIPFDESDNSLRTAFNKSTEIAYLALTENYTEVALNMSRTVNIMTELPTDLLPNETPVSRISISIFFTGIICARLGLWMFDLTVTQIIQENVRETQRGVFNGVQNSLNSFMEMLHFVLVIVAPRPETFGLLIIISFVFVFTGDVLYWVYCYRVRGHILPLHQLKQCGGVGKQNSSPKDKSISVA; encoded by the exons ATGCAAAACTCGGAAGCAGCAGACGACAAAGATAACCATTCCGCGGACTGTAGTGTCGAAGAGAAAAATCAGCTGGACGATGTTGATGTCACTAATGAGGACAATGAGAAAGGTGATGAAACCTTACTAGAACGAGCTGGAGAACCAAGAGATGATAGTTGCAATGAGAATgatgatgaagaagaagatgatgatgcTGTTGGAGACAGTTTCATAGCAGTTG ATGACAAACAGAATTGGAAAGCCTATGTGAGAAGCCCAGCATTTATTCTGTTTACTTCTCAAGGACTGTCAGCATGG GGAGATCGCATGTGGACATTTGCTGTGGGTCTCTACTTAGTTGCCATAGAGATGAACTCCCTGAGATTGACTGCTATCTATGGTCTAGTGCTTGGACTGTCAGCGTTGATGTTTGGTGCTATCATTGGAAACTGGATTGATGCACACCCAAGACTCAAAG TTGTCAGGTTATGCTTGCTTTTCCAGAACGCTTTCATCATTGGATGTGCATCCTTGCTTGGCTTGCTGATCGCATTTCAGTCAGAAATCGGTCAAATTTGGAACGATAGTCTGACAGCTCTGTTCCATGCTTTAATCATCTGCTTTGGCGCCATTGCAAACCTTGCCAGCATAGGCAACAAGATTGCTATACAGAAAGACTGGGTGGTTGTGGTGGCAGGAACAAGTAAAGGAAAGCTTGCTA ATCTGAATGCTGTGCTTCGTCGTATTGATTTGGTGGTCAATATCATCGCCCCAATTGTTGTGGGCCAGATCATGACATTTGCATCCATGTTGGCTGGCACCATTTTCATCGCGTCCTGGAATATTGTTTCAGGATTTGTTGAATACTATCTGCTACTGACAGTATACAAAAAAGTTCCTGCCCTGGCTGTCAAGGAAGATAAAACTCTTAGTG AAAGTGAAGACCAGGCTGATGAGGATAATAATGAACTTAACACTATCAGCCTTCATGAAGATCCTgcagaagaggaaaaagaaagtgTCAGTGACAAAGATCTGAAGGAAAAGTCTAAAAGGGAAAAGAAAGTACTTCACCAAATGTTCAGTGTTGTTCTTGACTTTGTGAATGGATGGAAAGTGTATATGGATCACCAAGTACGTTTTGCAGGGCTGGGCATGGCATTCCTCTACATGACTGTCATTGGATTTGATTATATAACTACCGGATATGGGTATTCCCAGGGAATTCCAGAATGGATGATAGGAGTATTCCGTGGTATTGGCTCTATGGTTGGCATTCTAGGAACTCTGCTGTATCCATTTTTAAGAAAGAAGATAGGCCTTGAAAGAACCGGTCTGTGGGCAATAACAGAACAACTGCTCAGCCTCATCTTCTGTATTGTCAGTATTTGGGCTCCGGGAAGCCCCTTTGATCTGCACTATGCtgataaaatctctacaaatACTACCATGACAACAACCACCATGGCAACCAGTGCATCTCTGATGTTAAGCATCCCTTTTGACGAAAGTGACAATTCGCTGAGAACTGCATTCAATAAATCCACAGAAATAGCATATTTAGCACTTACTGAGAATTACACTGAAGTGGCCTTAAATATGTCAAGAACTGTGAACATTATGACTGAGTTACCTACTGATCTCCTACCTAATGAAACTCCAGTGTCACGTATATCGATATCCATATTCTTTACAGGAATCATCTGTGCAAGACTTG GTTTATGGATGTTTGATCTGACAGTGACACAGATCATTCAGGAGAATGTCCGAGAGACACAGCGAGGAGTCTTCAATGGAGTACAGAACTCACTCAATAGTTTCATGGAAATGCTACATTTCGTGCTGGTCATCGTTGCTCCGCGACCCGAAACATTTGGACTCCTGATCatcatttcttttgtctttgttttcacCGGTGATGTTCTGTACTGGGTTTACTGCTACAGAGTGAGAGGGCATATCTTACCACTGCATCAACTGAAGCAATGTGGTGGCGTTGGAAAGCAGAACAGCAGTCCCAAAGATAAGAGTATTTCAGTTGCctag
- the LOC139139994 gene encoding ferroportin-like isoform X3, with amino-acid sequence MQNSEAADDKDNHSADCSVEEKNQLDDVDVTNEDNEKGDETLLERAGEPRDDSCNENDDEEEDDDAVGDSFIAVAKDDKQNWKAYVRSPAFILFTSQGLSAWGDRMWTFAVGLYLVAIEMNSLRLTAIYGLVLGLSALMFGAIIGNWIDAHPRLKDLNAVLRRIDLVVNIIAPIVVGQIMTFASMLAGTIFIASWNIVSGFVEYYLLLTVYKKVPALAVKEDKTLSESEDQADEDNNELNTISLHEDPAEEEKESVSDKDLKEKSKREKKVLHQMFSVVLDFVNGWKVYMDHQVRFAGLGMAFLYMTVIGFDYITTGYGYSQGIPEWMIGVFRGIGSMVGILGTLLYPFLRKKIGLERTGLWAITEQLLSLIFCIVSIWAPGSPFDLHYADKISTNTTMTTTTMATSASLMLSIPFDESDNSLRTAFNKSTEIAYLALTENYTEVALNMSRTVNIMTELPTDLLPNETPVSRISISIFFTGIICARLGLWMFDLTVTQIIQENVRETQRGVFNGVQNSLNSFMEMLHFVLVIVAPRPETFGLLIIISFVFVFTGDVLYWVYCYRVRGHILPLHQLKQCGGVGKQNSSPKDKSISVA; translated from the exons ATGCAAAACTCGGAAGCAGCAGACGACAAAGATAACCATTCCGCGGACTGTAGTGTCGAAGAGAAAAATCAGCTGGACGATGTTGATGTCACTAATGAGGACAATGAGAAAGGTGATGAAACCTTACTAGAACGAGCTGGAGAACCAAGAGATGATAGTTGCAATGAGAATgatgatgaagaagaagatgatgatgcTGTTGGAGACAGTTTCATAGCAGTTG cCAAAGATGACAAACAGAATTGGAAAGCCTATGTGAGAAGCCCAGCATTTATTCTGTTTACTTCTCAAGGACTGTCAGCATGG GGAGATCGCATGTGGACATTTGCTGTGGGTCTCTACTTAGTTGCCATAGAGATGAACTCCCTGAGATTGACTGCTATCTATGGTCTAGTGCTTGGACTGTCAGCGTTGATGTTTGGTGCTATCATTGGAAACTGGATTGATGCACACCCAAGACTCAAAG ATCTGAATGCTGTGCTTCGTCGTATTGATTTGGTGGTCAATATCATCGCCCCAATTGTTGTGGGCCAGATCATGACATTTGCATCCATGTTGGCTGGCACCATTTTCATCGCGTCCTGGAATATTGTTTCAGGATTTGTTGAATACTATCTGCTACTGACAGTATACAAAAAAGTTCCTGCCCTGGCTGTCAAGGAAGATAAAACTCTTAGTG AAAGTGAAGACCAGGCTGATGAGGATAATAATGAACTTAACACTATCAGCCTTCATGAAGATCCTgcagaagaggaaaaagaaagtgTCAGTGACAAAGATCTGAAGGAAAAGTCTAAAAGGGAAAAGAAAGTACTTCACCAAATGTTCAGTGTTGTTCTTGACTTTGTGAATGGATGGAAAGTGTATATGGATCACCAAGTACGTTTTGCAGGGCTGGGCATGGCATTCCTCTACATGACTGTCATTGGATTTGATTATATAACTACCGGATATGGGTATTCCCAGGGAATTCCAGAATGGATGATAGGAGTATTCCGTGGTATTGGCTCTATGGTTGGCATTCTAGGAACTCTGCTGTATCCATTTTTAAGAAAGAAGATAGGCCTTGAAAGAACCGGTCTGTGGGCAATAACAGAACAACTGCTCAGCCTCATCTTCTGTATTGTCAGTATTTGGGCTCCGGGAAGCCCCTTTGATCTGCACTATGCtgataaaatctctacaaatACTACCATGACAACAACCACCATGGCAACCAGTGCATCTCTGATGTTAAGCATCCCTTTTGACGAAAGTGACAATTCGCTGAGAACTGCATTCAATAAATCCACAGAAATAGCATATTTAGCACTTACTGAGAATTACACTGAAGTGGCCTTAAATATGTCAAGAACTGTGAACATTATGACTGAGTTACCTACTGATCTCCTACCTAATGAAACTCCAGTGTCACGTATATCGATATCCATATTCTTTACAGGAATCATCTGTGCAAGACTTG GTTTATGGATGTTTGATCTGACAGTGACACAGATCATTCAGGAGAATGTCCGAGAGACACAGCGAGGAGTCTTCAATGGAGTACAGAACTCACTCAATAGTTTCATGGAAATGCTACATTTCGTGCTGGTCATCGTTGCTCCGCGACCCGAAACATTTGGACTCCTGATCatcatttcttttgtctttgttttcacCGGTGATGTTCTGTACTGGGTTTACTGCTACAGAGTGAGAGGGCATATCTTACCACTGCATCAACTGAAGCAATGTGGTGGCGTTGGAAAGCAGAACAGCAGTCCCAAAGATAAGAGTATTTCAGTTGCctag
- the LOC139139995 gene encoding LOW QUALITY PROTEIN: actin-related protein 2/3 complex subunit 2-like (The sequence of the model RefSeq protein was modified relative to this genomic sequence to represent the inferred CDS: inserted 1 base in 1 codon), with amino-acid sequence MIILEINNRIIEDTLQMKFSNALNGGKPDSIDIKIADFDGVLYHISNPDGDKTKVMISISLKFYNDLRKHGADALLKREYGDFLCTPEPDYDVSVLLDLENLPANREEVIKKVGLLKRNCFASVFEKYFEFQEKEETGXEKAVVHYRDDETMYVQAQPDRVTVVFSTVFKDDDDVIIGKVFMQEFKEGRRASQTAPQVLFSHKEPPLELQGTDAATGDNIGYITFVLEPRHTNRKARDNTINLIHIFRDYLHYHIKCSKAYIHSRMRARTSEFLKVLNRARPEAEVKEKKTITGRTFVRN; translated from the exons ATGATTATACTTGAAATTAACAACAGAATCATTGAAGACACTCTTCAAATGAAGTTCAGCAATGCCTTGAACGG AGGAAAGCCAGATAGTATAGACATAAAAATAGCAG ACTTTGATGGAGTATTGTACCATATTTCCAATCCCGATGGTGACAAGACGAAGGTGATGATCAGCATCTCACTGAAATTCTACAATGACTTGCGCAAACATGGTGCTGATGCG CTACTCAAACGAGAATATGGTGACTTTCTATGCACCCCAGAACCAGATTATGATGTAAGCGTGTTGCTTGATCTAGAAAACCTCCCAGCAAACAGAGAGGAAGTTATCAAAAAAGTTGGTCTTCTCAAGCGCAATTGTTTTGCATCCGTCTTTGAGAAATACTTTGAATTCCAAGAGAAGGAAGAGACTG TTGAGAAGGCAGTGGTGCATTACAGAGATGATGAAACTAT GTATGTGCAAGCCCAGCCAGACCGTGTAACAGTGGTGTTCAGCACAGTCttcaaagatgatgatgatgttatcATTGGAAAAGTTTTCATGCAG GAATTCAAAGAAGGTCGACGTGCAAGTCAAACAGCTCCACAAGTTCTTTTCAGTCACAAAGAGCCACCACTTGAACTCCAGGGCACTGATGCTGCAACAGGAGATAACATTGGATATATTACTTTTG TACTTGAACCAAGACACACCAATAGAAAAGCCAGAGACAACACCATTAATCTCATCCACATCTTCAGAGATTATCTTCACTATCATATTAAATGTTCTAAG GCATACATTCATAGCCGAATGCGTGCAAGGACATCAGAATTTCTGAAAGTCCTGAACAGGGCAAGACCAGAGGCAGAAGTCAAAGAGAAGAAAACAATAAC gGGAAGAACATTTGTGCGAAACTGA